In Vulpes lagopus strain Blue_001 chromosome 1, ASM1834538v1, whole genome shotgun sequence, a genomic segment contains:
- the UBE2Q1 gene encoding ubiquitin-conjugating enzyme E2 Q1, with protein sequence MQQPQPQGQQQPGPGQQLGGQGAAPGAGGGPGGGPGPGPCLRRELKLLESIFHRGHERFRIASACLDELSCEFLLAGAGGAGAGAAPGPHLPPRGPVPGDPVRIHCNITESYPAVPPIWSVESDDPNLAAVLERLVDIKKGNTLLLQHLKRIISDLCKLYNLPQHPDVEMLDQPLPAEQCTQEDVSSEDEDEEMPEDTEDLDHYEMKEEEPAEGKKSEDDGIGKENLAILEKIKKNQRQDYLNGAVSGSVQATDRLMKELRDIYRSQSFKGGNYAVELVNDSLYDWNVKLLKVDQDSALHNDLQILKEKEGADFILLNFSFKDNFPFDPPFVRVVSPVLSGGYVLGGGAICMELLTKQGWSSAYSIESVIMQISATLVKGKARVQFGANKSQYSLTRAQQSYKSLVQIHEKNGWYTPPKEDG encoded by the exons atgcagcagccgcagccgcaggggcagcagcagccggggccggggcagcagctggggggccagggggcggcgccgggggccgggggcggcccgggggggggcccggggccggggccctgTCTGAGGCGGGAGCTGAAGCTGCTCGAGTCCATCTTCCACCGCGGCCACGAGCGCTTCCGCATTGCCAGCGCCTGCCTGGACGAGCTGAGCTGCGAGTTCCTGCTGGCCGGGGCcggaggggccggggcgggggccgcgcccGGACCGCATCTGCCCCCGCGGGGGCCGGTGCCTGGGGATCCCGTCCGCATCCACTGCAACATCACG GAGTCTTACCCTGCGGTGCCCCCAATCTGGTCAGTGGAGTCCGATGATCCAAACTTGGCTGCTGTCTTGGAGAGGCTGGTGGATATAAAGAAAGGGAATACTCTG CTATTGCAGCATCTGAAGAGGATCATCTCCGACCTGTGTAAACTCTACAATCTGCCGCAGCACCCAGATGTGGAGATGCTAGACCAGCCCCTGCCGGCGGAGCAG TGCACACAGGAGGATGTGTCGTCAGAAGATGAAGACGAGGAGATGCCCGAG GACACGGAAGACCTAGATCACtatgaaatgaaagaggaggagcCAGCTGAGGGCAAGAAATCTGAAGATGACGGCATTGGAAAGGAAAATTTGGCTATACTAGAGAAGATTAAGAAGAATCAGAGGCAAGATTACTTAAAC GGTGCGGTGTCTGGCTCGGTGCAGGCCACTGACCGGCTGATGAAGGAGCTCAGGGATATATACCGGTCACAGAGTTTCAAAGGCG GAAACTATGCAGTCGAACTTGTGAATGACAGCCTGTATGATTGGAACGTCAAACTCCTCAA AGTCGACCAAGACAGCGCTTTGCACAACGATCTCCAGATCcttaaagagaaggaaggagctgACTTCATcctacttaatttttctttcaaa GATAACTTCCCCTTTGACCCGCCGTTTGTCAGGGTTGTGTCTCCAGTCCTTTCCGGAGG GTATGTTCTGGGCGGAGGTGCCATCTGCATGGAACTTCTCACCAAGCAG GGCTGGAGCAGCGCCTACTCCATAGAGTCTGTGATCATGCAGATCAGCGCCACGCTGGTGAAGGGGAAGGCACGAGTGCAGTTTGGAGCCAACAAA TCCCAGTACAGCCTGACGAGAGCACAGCAGTCCTACAAGTCCCTGGTGCAGATCCACGAGAAGAACG GCTGGTACACACCTCCCAAGGAAGATGGCTAA